From Roseibium alexandrii DFL-11, the proteins below share one genomic window:
- a CDS encoding BKACE family enzyme produces the protein MSKPCIICVAITGSLPLKEHNPAVPVTVSEQIESTQEAFEAGATICHAHVRNDDQTPSSDPEKFARLKEGLEKHCPGMIIQFSTGGRSGAGKTRGGMLPLKPDMASLSVGSNNFPTRVYENPPDLVDWLAGEMRTYGVKPEIEAFDLSHIVQAAAMNRDGRIPGNIYIQFVMGVKNAMPADKDVFDFYVKTVKRLMPEAEWCAAGIGASQLTLNEWSIAAGGHARTGLEDNIRLDKDCLAPSNAALVKRTAEICAAHHRPVATPVQARDILGLPQHA, from the coding sequence ATGAGCAAACCCTGCATCATTTGTGTTGCAATAACCGGCTCCCTGCCGCTCAAGGAGCACAATCCGGCGGTTCCGGTGACCGTGTCCGAACAGATTGAGAGCACCCAGGAAGCCTTTGAGGCGGGCGCAACAATCTGTCATGCTCATGTGCGCAACGACGACCAGACCCCAAGCTCGGATCCGGAGAAGTTTGCGCGCCTCAAGGAGGGACTGGAAAAGCATTGCCCTGGCATGATCATCCAGTTCTCGACCGGCGGACGGTCGGGCGCCGGAAAAACCCGCGGCGGCATGCTGCCACTGAAACCCGACATGGCGTCGCTCTCTGTCGGCTCGAACAATTTCCCAACACGGGTTTATGAGAACCCGCCGGATCTGGTGGACTGGCTCGCCGGTGAGATGCGTACCTACGGTGTCAAACCGGAAATCGAGGCCTTCGATCTCAGCCATATCGTACAAGCTGCGGCCATGAATCGGGACGGCCGCATTCCGGGCAACATTTACATCCAGTTCGTTATGGGCGTGAAAAACGCCATGCCGGCAGACAAGGATGTCTTCGATTTCTACGTCAAGACTGTCAAACGCCTCATGCCGGAAGCAGAGTGGTGTGCTGCTGGTATTGGAGCAAGTCAGCTAACCCTTAACGAGTGGTCGATTGCCGCCGGAGGGCATGCCCGGACAGGTCTTGAGGACAACATCCGTCTCGACAAGGACTGCCTTGCCCCCTCGAACGCAGCGCTCGTGAAACGCACGGCCGAGATCTGCGCAGCACATCATCGGCCAGTCGCAACACCCGTTCAGGCCCGGGATATTCTCGGCCTTCCGCAACACGCTTGA
- a CDS encoding FAD-dependent oxidoreductase, which translates to MAEYNTDVLIIGTGPAGSATAALLSTYGIENMAVNRYRWLANTPRAHITNQRTMEVLRDLGRDVEDEAYLFAAHQELMGENVFCESLAGEEIGRMKSWGNHPLSKAEHLMASPTIMNDLPQTFMEPLLFKTACSRGTQARMSTQYLSHEQDADGVTSTCLDRLSGKEFTIRSKYLVGADGGNSLVAEQAGLPFEGKMGVGGSMNILFRADLSKHVAHRPSVLYWVMQPGADVGGIGMGLVRMVRPWNEWLIVWGYDINQPAPEVDEAMATDVARQLVGDPELEIELISANTWTVNNMYATHMQKERVFIMGDAAHRHPPSNGLGSNTSIQDSFNLAWKLAAVLKGQAGEALLDSYSVERAPVAKQIVTRANQSISEFGPIFEALGMGEGVDPEVMQQNLIARCDSTDEAEAQREAIRKAIAFKKYEFDAHGVEMNQRYKSDAIVTDGQPEPAFDRDQELHYHATTWPGARIPHCWVFDHDTGNKYSTLDLCGGGKFTVLTAIGGEAWEDAAKTVGDELGLDIAVHVIGPRRKYVDHTGDWARANEITDRGCVLVRPDQHVAWRSEGMAADPAGELRRILKSILAK; encoded by the coding sequence ATGGCTGAGTACAATACAGACGTCCTGATCATCGGCACAGGCCCGGCTGGCTCTGCGACCGCTGCGCTGCTGTCCACTTACGGCATCGAAAACATGGCCGTGAACCGGTACCGCTGGCTTGCCAACACGCCGCGCGCGCACATCACCAACCAGCGCACAATGGAAGTCCTGCGTGATCTCGGACGCGATGTGGAAGACGAGGCGTATCTCTTTGCCGCGCATCAGGAACTGATGGGCGAAAACGTCTTCTGCGAGAGCCTGGCAGGCGAAGAAATCGGCCGTATGAAAAGCTGGGGCAACCACCCGCTGTCCAAGGCTGAACATCTGATGGCCTCGCCTACGATAATGAACGATTTGCCGCAGACGTTCATGGAACCGCTCCTCTTCAAGACGGCTTGTTCCCGCGGAACACAGGCCCGCATGTCAACGCAATACCTGTCCCATGAGCAGGACGCAGACGGGGTTACCAGCACGTGTCTGGATCGCTTGTCCGGCAAGGAATTCACCATCCGCTCAAAATACCTCGTGGGCGCAGATGGCGGCAATTCACTGGTGGCCGAACAGGCTGGACTTCCGTTTGAAGGGAAGATGGGTGTCGGCGGGTCGATGAACATTCTGTTCAGGGCGGATCTTTCCAAACACGTCGCCCACCGGCCGTCTGTTCTTTATTGGGTGATGCAACCCGGCGCGGATGTCGGCGGCATCGGCATGGGCCTGGTCCGTATGGTGCGCCCTTGGAACGAGTGGCTGATCGTCTGGGGCTACGACATCAATCAGCCCGCCCCGGAAGTCGACGAAGCGATGGCAACCGACGTCGCCCGCCAGCTGGTCGGCGACCCGGAGCTTGAGATCGAGTTGATCTCGGCAAACACCTGGACCGTCAACAACATGTACGCCACGCACATGCAGAAGGAGCGGGTCTTCATTATGGGCGATGCAGCTCACCGCCACCCGCCGTCAAATGGCCTTGGCTCAAATACTTCCATTCAGGACAGTTTCAATCTTGCCTGGAAATTGGCTGCAGTCCTGAAGGGCCAGGCAGGCGAAGCGCTGCTCGACAGCTACAGTGTCGAGCGTGCTCCTGTTGCCAAGCAGATCGTGACCCGCGCCAACCAGTCAATTAGCGAGTTTGGTCCAATTTTCGAGGCACTCGGCATGGGTGAAGGCGTAGATCCTGAAGTCATGCAGCAAAACCTCATTGCGCGCTGTGACAGCACCGACGAGGCCGAAGCGCAGCGCGAAGCGATCCGTAAGGCGATTGCCTTCAAGAAGTATGAATTCGACGCGCACGGCGTTGAAATGAACCAACGCTACAAGTCCGACGCGATCGTGACCGACGGTCAGCCCGAGCCGGCCTTCGACCGGGATCAGGAGCTGCACTACCACGCGACCACCTGGCCCGGCGCCCGTATCCCGCACTGCTGGGTGTTCGATCATGACACCGGCAACAAGTATTCAACGCTCGACCTGTGCGGCGGCGGCAAATTCACTGTGCTCACCGCGATTGGCGGGGAAGCCTGGGAAGACGCCGCCAAGACAGTCGGTGACGAACTCGGTCTGGACATCGCCGTTCACGTCATAGGCCCGCGCCGCAAATATGTCGATCATACCGGCGACTGGGCGCGCGCCAACGAGATCACGGATCGCGGCTGCGTCCTTGTCCGCCCGGACCAGCATGTGGCCTGGCGCTCGGAAGGCATGGCCGCCGATCCTGCCGGCGAATTGCGCCGGATTCTGAAATCCATTCTTGCAAAGTAA
- a CDS encoding intradiol ring-cleavage dioxygenase, which produces MEAHELGYFTEENSAEVVTGRNKNASDQRLKEIMEVLTRKLHEAVKEIEPTQEEWFQAIQFLTKTGHKCDDWRQEFILLSDVLGVSMLVDAVNSRRPSGASENTVLGPFHLGDAPEYEMGHNICLDEKGDDMLAWGKVTDVEGNPLEGVKIDVWQANDEGFYDVQQKGIQPEFNLRGVFRTGPDGKYWFKAVKPKHYSIPADGPVGDLLNRLGRHPFRPAHLHYIVSKDGYDELTTHIFDPDDPYIDSDSVFGVKKSLIADFKETSDPEKVAAAGFDGPTYWDVEFDFVLAPKKAKS; this is translated from the coding sequence ATGGAAGCGCACGAGCTTGGTTATTTCACCGAAGAAAACTCCGCCGAAGTTGTCACCGGCCGGAACAAGAACGCCTCGGATCAACGCCTCAAGGAAATCATGGAGGTCCTGACCCGCAAACTCCATGAAGCGGTGAAGGAGATCGAGCCAACCCAGGAAGAGTGGTTCCAGGCGATTCAGTTCCTGACCAAGACCGGCCACAAGTGTGACGACTGGCGCCAGGAATTTATCCTTCTATCAGACGTGCTCGGGGTCTCCATGCTGGTGGATGCGGTTAATTCGCGTCGGCCGAGCGGGGCCTCTGAAAACACGGTCCTCGGGCCCTTTCACCTCGGAGACGCGCCGGAATACGAGATGGGCCACAACATCTGCCTCGATGAAAAAGGCGATGATATGCTCGCTTGGGGCAAGGTCACGGATGTCGAGGGTAATCCGCTTGAAGGCGTCAAGATCGATGTCTGGCAAGCCAATGATGAAGGGTTTTACGACGTTCAGCAAAAAGGAATTCAACCGGAATTCAATCTGCGCGGTGTCTTCCGCACGGGGCCGGACGGCAAATACTGGTTCAAGGCCGTCAAGCCGAAACACTATTCGATCCCCGCAGACGGACCGGTCGGAGATCTCCTTAACCGTCTCGGACGTCACCCGTTTCGGCCGGCGCATTTGCACTACATCGTCTCCAAGGACGGCTACGACGAGCTGACGACGCATATCTTCGATCCGGATGATCCGTACATCGATTCCGACAGCGTGTTCGGCGTCAAGAAAAGCCTCATCGCGGATTTCAAGGAAACCAGTGATCCGGAAAAGGTCGCGGCCGCCGGTTTCGATGGCCCAACTTATTGGGATGTCGAATTCGATTTCGTGCTGGCTCCGAAGAAAGCAAAGTCATGA